A window of the Sardina pilchardus chromosome 21, fSarPil1.1, whole genome shotgun sequence genome harbors these coding sequences:
- the LOC134069487 gene encoding NACHT, LRR and PYD domains-containing protein 3-like gives MSRCGDGEQGATASKRQHPENCAVETTGLKKKCLLEDDSMAACDQPDQNAENMLPMSELLLGVIQNHKATLKRKNGNLIETITVQEDQSPLSMLYTELLITVGDSEGVNEEHEVLQIELSPRKQISQDVKIHCNDIFRSLPMQESKYLRKEQHIKTVLTKGIAGIGKTISVLKFIVDWAEGYANEDVHFLIVFPFRALNLVKENQCSLQGLLQEFHPELKELDPMTYEQYKTVFIFDGLDESQLQLDFSKELYDVTTISSVDVLVTNLIKGNMFPSAKIWITSRPAATNQVPHEFISRVTEIQGFADPQKEEYFRRRVSDQDQANRIISHIKALKSLHIMCHIPVFCWIAAFVFQQIQAQDKCKEIPKTLTELYIHFLIIQTKIKNKKFQEDAENNSKNPLESNKEILLKLAELALNQLLRGNIIFYDEDLKECAIDVNDATVYSGICTEVFLKEEHVLHQKKVFCFVHRSVQEFFAALYVFYCYLNKNMKVLGYFLGEKYESEPEVVPLDVLLKKAVDKALDSDSGSLDLFIRFLHGISLEANQKLLHGVLPYTESKPESRKKTVKNLKLMQQNNVQPERWINILHCLTEMHDCSVHDDIKDFLQSKMYKSRFTLAHCTALVYMLLMSEEELDEFDLRKYNTSDEGRRRLLPAVRCCRKALFADCKLTEESCETLASALRSGDLPLRELDLSINDIQDSGVKLLSNELKNQQCKLQILRLAGCNLTDVSCSSVVSVLRSANSALRELDLSHNKLQDSALTLLSAGLEDPNCKLEVLRLVDCELTAQSCEAVASVLQSVNCPLKELDMSHNDLQDSGVKFLCVGLRDPVCHLQILRLSCCLVTVDGCASLASALHSNPTHLRELDLSYNHPTESGVKLLSAKREDSHHQIKLNVDKGGEFRLTPGPQKYVCKLSMDPNTANTHLCLSEANRKATWNAEKQPHPSHPERFKGYCYQVLCREGLSGRCYWEAEWDGNGAAIGVAYKGVNRRALSDQYWTGTKDKSWLGYNDKSWSLYCAHNTFSVRHNNQSDNIPAPSTFSRRVGVYLDWPAGTLSFYSVSPNTGSLTPLYTFHATFTEPLYPGFWLWESSVSLCH, from the exons TATGGCCGCGTGTGACCAGCCTGACCAAAATGCAGAAAATATGTTGCCAATGAGTGAGCTCCTGCTGGGCGTCATTCAGAACCATAAAGCCACTTTGAAACGCAAGAATGGAAATTTGATTGAAACCATCACTGTTCAAGAGGACCAAAGTCCACTCAGTATGCTGTATACAGAACTCCTTATCACCGTGGGAGATAGTGAAGGAGTCAATGAAGAGCATGAGGTTCTACAGATTGAACTGTCACCCAGGAAACAGATCTCACAGGATGTTAAAATCCATTGCAATGACATCTTCAGATCACTGCCCATGCAAGAATCCAAATACCTCAGGAAAGAGCAACACATAAAGACAGTGCTAACCAAGGGCATTGCTGGGATTGGAAAAACCATCTCTGTGTTGAAGTTCATTGTGGACTGGGCAGAGGGATATGCCAATGAAGATGTGCATTTTCTGATTGTTTTCCCTTTTCGGGCACTGAATTTGGTTAAGGAAAACCAGTGCAGTCTTCAGGGACTCCTGCAAGAGTTTCACCCAGAACTGAAAGAGCTGGATCCAATGACATATGAGCAATACAAAACAGtcttcatctttgatggtttaGATGAGAGTCAACTTCAGCTGGATTTCTCCAAGGAGTTGTATGATGTCACTACAATATCATCAGTGGATGTCTTGGTAACAAATCTGATCAAAGGAAATATGTTTCCCTCTGCAAAGATCTGGATAACTTCCAGGCCTGCAGCCACCAATCAAGTTCCCCATGAGTTTATCAGTCGGGTGACAGAAATACAAGGATTTGCTGATCCACAGAAAGAGGAATACTTCAGAAGAAGAGTCAGTGATCAGGATCAAGCcaacagaatcatctcacacatAAAGGCTTTAAAGAGCCTCCACATCATGTGTCACATCCCAGTTTTCTGTTGGATTGCAGCATTTGTGTTTCAGCAAATCCAGGCTCAAGACAAATGCAAGGAGATCCCTAAAACTCTGACCGAATTGTACATTCACTTCTTGATCATTCAGACAAAAATAAAGAACAAGAAATTTCAAGAAGACGCTGAAAACAACTCAAAGAATCCTCTGGAGTCAAACAAGGAGATTTTACTGAAACTTGCTGAGCTGGCATTAAATCAGTTGCTAAGGGGCAATATTATCTTTTATGATGAGGATCTGAAAGAATGTGCCATTGACGTCAATGATGCCACAGTATACTCTGGGATCTGCACTGAGGTCTTCCTCAAGGAGGAACATGTTCTCCATCAGAAGAAGGTATTTTGCTTTGTGCATAGAAGTGTGCAAGAGTTCTTTGCTGCTCTCTATGTGTTTTACTGCTATCTAAACAAGAACATGAAGGTGCTTGGGTATTTCCTTGGGGAGAAATATGAATCTGAGCCAGAGGTTGTTCCTTTGGATGTTCTGCTAAAGAAAGCGGTGGACAAAGCCTTGGATAGTGACAGCGGGTCCCTGGATCTCTTCATTCGCTTCCTTCATGGCATATCACTGGAAGCCAACCAGAAACTACTCCATGGTGTGCTGCCATACACAGAGAGCAAACCAGAGAGTAGAAAGAAAACAGTCAAGAATCTCAAGCTCATGCAACAGAATAATGTTCAACCAGAGAGATGGATCAACATACTCCACTGCTTGACTGAAATGCATGATTGCTCAGTTCATGATGACATTAAAGACTTTCTCCAGTCAAAGATGTACAAAAGCAGGTTCACActtgcacactgcacagcactggTTTATATGCTTCTGATGTCAGAAGAAGAgctggatgagtttgacctgaGGAAGTACAACACATCAGATGAGGGTCGTAGGAGATTACTCCCCGCTGTGAGGTGCTGCAGAAAAGCACT ATTTGCTGACTGTAAACTAACGGAAGAGTCCTGTGAAACATTAGCTTCAGCTCTGCGGTCAGGAGATCTCCCTCTGAGAGAACTGGACCTGAGCATCAATGACATTCAGGATTCAGGGGTGAAGCTGCTCTCAAATGAGCTGAAGAATCAACAGTGTAAACTGCAGATACTGAG ACTGGCTGGCTGTAATCTCACTGATGTGTCCTGCTCATCTGTAGTGTCGGTTCTACGGTCAGCAAACTCAGCTTTGagagaactggacctgagtcacaataaACTTCAGGATTCAGCGTTAACACTGCTCTCAGCTGGGCTGGAGGacccaaactgcaaactggaggtcTTGAG acTTGTTGATTGTGAGCTAACTGCACAGTCCTGTGAAGCGGTAGCCTCAGTTCTTCAGTCAGTGAATTGTCCTCTGAAAGAGCTGGAcatgagtcacaatgaccttcAGGATTCAGGAGTGAAGTTTCTCTGTGTTGGATTGAGGGATCCAGTGTGTCATCTGCAGATATTGAG GTTGTCCTGCTGTTTAGTGACAGTGGATGGCTGTGCATCTTTGGCTTCAGCTCTGCATTCGAACCCCACGcacctgagagagctggacctgagctacaatcacccaACCGAGTCGGGAGTGAAGCTGCTGTCTGCTAAACGAGAAGATTCACACCATCAAATTAAGCTGAA cgTCGACAAAGGAGGAGAGTTCAGGCTGACGCCAGGACCCCAAAAAT ATGTCTGTAAACTTTCAATGGatccaaacacagcaaacacacatctctgttTATCGGAAGCAAACAGAAAGGCAACATGGAACGCTGAGAAGCAGCCCCATCCCAGCCATCCAGAGAGATTTAAGGGCTATTGTTATCAGGtcctgtgtagagagggtctgagTGGACGCTGTTACTGGGAGGCCGAGTGGGACGGGAATGGCGCCGCTATAGGCGTGGCTTATAAAGGCGTCAATAGGAGGGCTCTGAGTGACCAGTACTGGACTGGAACCAAAGATAAGTCCTGGCTGGGGTACAACGACAAGTCCTGGAGTCTGTACTGTGCGCATAACACATTCTCTGTCAGACACAATAATCAGAGTGACAAtatacctgccccctccacGTTCTCCAGAAGAGTAGGGGTGTATttggactggccagcagggaCCCTGTCCTTCTATAGTGTCTCCCCCAACACAGGCAGCCTCACTCCTCTGTACACATTCCATGCCACATTCACGGAGCCGCTCTATCCAGGGTTTTGGCTTTGGGAATCCTCAGTGTCTCTGTGCCACTGA